In Paenibacillus sp. G2S3, a single window of DNA contains:
- a CDS encoding collagen-like protein — MSYLSTGPIDNTMVGGIRPTQHVTIKIDNRSDVITSTVLVQGYYMDGTRTMYVSQLVNVMPEQVITTDYYADFDAFEFIFTTLSLVDDPIQISVWGKNSMGQIVAAHRLVHSELLGATVGVTGATGAAGADGVTGATGVAGADGADGATGATGVAGATGATGAAGADGVTGATGAAGGATGVTGADGATGATGADGVTGATGADGATGATGADGATGATGADGATGATGADGATGATGADGATGATGADGATGATGADGVTGATGADGATGATGADGVTGATGADGATGATGADGATGATGADGATGATGAAGVTGATGADGATGATGADGATGATGADGATGATGADGATGVTGAAGVTGATGADGATGATGVAGVTGATGADGVTGATGAAGVTGATGAAGVTGATGADGVTGATGADGATGATGVAGVTGSTGAAGVTGATGADGATGATGAAGVTGATGAAGVTGATGADGVTGATGVAGVTGATGAAGVTGATGAAGVTGATGADGVTGATGADGVTGTTGAAGVTGATGEAGATGATGAAGVTGATGADGVTGATGATGVTGATGADGVTGATGAAGLTGATGATGATGATGADGVTGATGATGAAGVTGATGADGVTGATGAAGVTGATGAAGVTGATGADGVTGATGAAGLTGATGVTGATGVTGATGATGVTGITGVTGATGPNIQAEGFSAFLSALSVSTSSQLTGWSVASPFYSDPSFNPVTGNYTVPTTGRYSIEATINYSTTASISISLGSGTNPAFVVQRTSPTSTNLVSGLFPVLDVNVALILDLRAILGSGTVTLVGEFALTAGDVIGLFYVSNGLTVPLNLGGANTSGIVWSVHELT; from the coding sequence TTGAGCTATTTATCTACCGGGCCGATAGATAATACCATGGTGGGAGGTATACGACCAACTCAGCATGTTACGATCAAAATCGATAACCGAAGCGACGTTATTACTTCTACGGTTCTCGTCCAAGGATATTATATGGATGGGACAAGAACTATGTATGTTAGTCAGCTTGTTAATGTTATGCCTGAGCAAGTTATAACAACAGATTATTATGCGGATTTTGATGCGTTTGAATTTATTTTTACAACTTTAAGCCTGGTAGATGATCCTATTCAAATTTCAGTCTGGGGAAAAAATAGTATGGGTCAAATTGTGGCTGCTCACCGACTAGTCCATTCTGAATTACTCGGAGCAACGGTAGGGGTAACTGGGGCAACAGGAGCAGCCGGAGCAGATGGAGTAACAGGGGCAACGGGAGTGGCAGGTGCGGATGGAGCAGATGGAGCGACTGGGGCAACGGGAGTAGCAGGTGCAACTGGTGCAACAGGGGCAGCCGGAGCAGATGGGGTAACTGGGGCAACAGGAGCAGCCGGAGGAGCGACTGGGGTGACTGGAGCAGATGGAGCGACAGGAGCAACGGGAGCAGATGGAGTGACTGGGGCAACGGGAGCAGATGGAGCGACAGGGGCAACAGGGGCAGATGGAGCAACAGGGGCAACCGGAGCAGATGGAGCGACAGGGGCAACCGGAGCAGATGGAGCGACAGGGGCAACCGGAGCAGATGGAGCGACTGGTGCAACGGGAGCAGATGGAGCGACTGGTGCAACGGGAGCAGACGGAGTGACAGGAGCAACGGGAGCAGATGGAGCGACTGGTGCAACGGGAGCAGACGGAGTGACAGGAGCAACGGGAGCAGATGGAGCGACTGGTGCAACCGGAGCAGATGGAGCGACTGGGGCAACGGGTGCGGATGGAGCGACTGGTGCAACGGGAGCGGCCGGAGTGACAGGAGCAACGGGAGCAGATGGAGCGACAGGAGCAACGGGAGCCGATGGAGCGACAGGAGCAACGGGAGCAGACGGGGCGACTGGTGCAACGGGAGCAGATGGAGCGACTGGTGTAACGGGAGCGGCTGGAGTGACAGGAGCAACGGGAGCAGACGGGGCGACTGGTGCAACCGGAGTAGCCGGAGTGACTGGAGCGACGGGAGCAGACGGAGTGACTGGTGCAACCGGAGCAGCCGGAGTGACCGGAGCGACGGGAGCCGCTGGAGTGACTGGAGCAACGGGAGCGGACGGAGTGACAGGAGCAACGGGAGCAGACGGGGCGACTGGTGCAACCGGAGTAGCCGGAGTGACTGGATCAACCGGAGCAGCCGGAGTGACTGGAGCAACAGGGGCAGATGGAGCGACTGGTGCAACGGGAGCGGCCGGAGTTACAGGAGCAACGGGAGCCGCTGGAGTGACTGGAGCGACGGGAGCCGACGGTGTGACTGGTGCAACCGGAGTAGCCGGAGTGACAGGAGCGACGGGAGCCGCTGGAGTGACAGGAGCAACGGGAGCAGCCGGAGTGACTGGAGCAACGGGAGCCGACGGAGTGACAGGTGCAACGGGAGCCGATGGAGTGACTGGAACGACGGGAGCGGCAGGTGTAACTGGAGCAACAGGAGAGGCAGGTGCGACAGGGGCAACCGGAGCGGCAGGTGTAACTGGAGCAACAGGAGCCGACGGAGTGACTGGAGCAACAGGGGCAACTGGAGTGACTGGAGCAACGGGAGCCGATGGAGTGACTGGAGCAACAGGGGCAGCTGGATTGACTGGGGCAACGGGAGCAACAGGAGCGACTGGAGCAACGGGAGCGGACGGAGTGACTGGAGCAACGGGAGCAACGGGAGCAGCCGGAGTGACAGGTGCAACGGGAGCGGACGGAGTGACAGGTGCAACGGGAGCAGCCGGAGTGACAGGCGCAACGGGAGCAGCAGGTGTAACTGGAGCAACGGGAGCCGACGGAGTGACTGGAGCAACAGGGGCAGCTGGATTGACTGGGGCAACTGGAGTAACTGGAGCAACAGGAGTAACAGGAGCAACAGGAGCAACTGGTGTAACAGGAATAACTGGTGTGACTGGAGCAACAGGGCCGAATATTCAAGCTGAGGGATTCTCTGCGTTCCTATCAGCTTTGTCAGTTTCTACTTCGTCCCAACTGACTGGATGGTCTGTGGCCTCTCCTTTCTATTCTGATCCTTCCTTTAACCCTGTTACGGGAAATTACACAGTTCCGACAACGGGTAGATATTCTATTGAAGCGACCATTAACTATTCCACAACTGCCTCAATCTCAATTAGTCTTGGTAGTGGGACTAATCCAGCTTTCGTAGTTCAGAGAACTTCTCCTACTTCAACAAATCTGGTAAGTGGATTATTCCCTGTGTTGGATGTGAATGTTGCGCTTATTCTAGATTTGAGAGCTATTTTGGGAAGTGGGACTGTAACGCTGGTTGGAGAATTTGCACTAACAGCAGGTGATGTTATTGGCTTGTTCTATGTTTCTAATGGCTTGACGGTTCCTTTGAATCTGGGCGGTGCTAATACTTCGGGTATAGTTTGGTCTGTTCATGAATTGACGTAA
- the argS gene encoding arginine--tRNA ligase, protein MLSQIIKKSIEQSVKKVFHTLEVAYPNDVAILIEQPANLEHGDYSCNIAMQLAKTLRKSPLVIAELVKAEIKLQESYTGLLQKVEVAAPGFINLYMDWQAWAKHSFDLPDSTGEKVIIEHTSINPNKAAHVGHLRNACIGDALVRIMKRTGHNVEVHNYVDDLGNQLADTVVGLLNVPLEGNHQRFGDYCWDLYAKVNKEYAQNPEMTHKRTDMLHALEQGDGNEAWLGNLVAERIVREHVAEMKRFSIHYDLLVWESNILKEGFWVAASELLKQTAVFVQETEGKLAGCWVLKQGTEVSSGADSEDHQMDKVLVRSNGILTYTAKDIAYHLWKFGLLSKDFTYSEFSSGLWTTGLTGTQAPYGHADRVINVIDYRQEYPQQMVKQALGALGYNNQAEKLHHVSYGVVSLSPASAAELGIDVSEGKSSYAMSGRQGIGVKVSDLVKLMEQNIEHSRSDKEGLSSHIIAAAAIRYYLLRFNLGTEIVFDFKQATEISGNTGVYLMYTYARASSVLSKSTIPFITDASQLQFPIEMEKAELALLRQLSLWQETLYSASIELTPNILCTYAHTLATLFNNFYSICPILKGEEATIAFRLWLTSRFKDTLGDVLNVLGLPTPSRM, encoded by the coding sequence ATGTTAAGTCAAATCATCAAAAAAAGCATTGAACAAAGTGTAAAAAAAGTATTCCACACCTTAGAAGTTGCCTACCCGAACGATGTTGCTATTCTGATCGAACAGCCAGCTAATCTAGAGCATGGTGATTATTCCTGCAACATTGCCATGCAGCTAGCTAAAACCCTGCGCAAATCCCCCCTCGTCATAGCAGAGTTAGTAAAAGCAGAAATTAAATTACAAGAGAGTTACACCGGTCTTTTACAAAAAGTCGAAGTAGCTGCTCCTGGATTTATTAATTTGTATATGGATTGGCAGGCATGGGCTAAACATTCCTTCGATCTGCCAGACAGCACGGGGGAAAAGGTCATCATCGAGCACACTTCAATCAATCCAAACAAAGCTGCTCATGTAGGTCACCTGAGAAATGCTTGCATCGGCGATGCGCTGGTCAGAATTATGAAAAGAACCGGACATAACGTAGAGGTCCATAACTATGTTGATGATCTGGGCAACCAGCTCGCAGATACAGTCGTGGGTTTATTAAATGTACCTTTGGAAGGCAATCATCAACGGTTCGGGGATTACTGCTGGGATCTTTATGCCAAAGTGAACAAAGAATATGCACAGAATCCAGAGATGACGCACAAACGCACGGATATGCTGCATGCCCTTGAACAGGGTGACGGCAATGAGGCGTGGCTGGGTAACCTTGTCGCTGAACGTATTGTGAGAGAGCATGTAGCGGAAATGAAGCGTTTCAGTATTCACTATGACCTGCTGGTATGGGAGAGCAATATTTTAAAAGAGGGATTCTGGGTAGCCGCATCTGAGCTATTGAAGCAAACGGCAGTTTTTGTACAGGAGACTGAAGGTAAGCTTGCGGGCTGCTGGGTGCTAAAGCAAGGGACAGAGGTTAGCAGTGGAGCGGATTCAGAGGATCATCAGATGGATAAGGTGCTTGTGCGTTCGAATGGGATTTTGACGTACACTGCCAAAGACATTGCCTATCATCTCTGGAAATTCGGTCTACTATCCAAAGATTTCACCTACAGTGAATTCTCGTCCGGTTTATGGACCACAGGATTAACCGGAACCCAGGCCCCCTATGGACATGCGGACCGTGTCATTAACGTGATTGATTATAGACAGGAATATCCGCAACAAATGGTTAAGCAAGCTTTAGGCGCATTAGGTTATAACAATCAGGCTGAGAAGCTCCATCATGTAAGTTATGGCGTTGTTTCTCTTAGTCCGGCCTCTGCTGCTGAGCTGGGGATAGATGTTTCAGAAGGGAAATCTTCTTATGCCATGTCCGGGCGCCAAGGAATCGGCGTTAAGGTGAGCGATTTAGTAAAGCTTATGGAACAGAACATAGAACATTCGCGCTCCGATAAAGAGGGTCTTTCCAGCCATATCATTGCAGCTGCTGCTATTCGTTATTATCTGCTGCGGTTTAACCTGGGAACGGAAATCGTGTTTGATTTCAAACAGGCTACCGAAATATCTGGTAATACCGGGGTTTATCTGATGTACACCTATGCGCGTGCTAGCAGTGTGTTGAGCAAATCTACAATTCCATTCATTACAGATGCCTCACAGCTTCAATTCCCAATCGAAATGGAAAAAGCAGAGCTTGCGCTGCTGAGACAGCTTAGCCTCTGGCAGGAGACATTGTATTCTGCCAGCATAGAATTAACGCCGAATATACTCTGCACGTATGCGCATACCTTAGCCACACTCTTCAATAACTTCTATTCTATATGTCCGATTTTAAAAGGTGAGGAAGCTACCATCGCGTTCCGCCTCTGGCTCACTTCGAGATTTAAGGACACTTTAGGTGATGTGCTAAATGTGCTTGGGTTACCGACTCCGAGCCGTATGTAG
- a CDS encoding cellobiose phosphorylase, with amino-acid sequence MTTNMNSNIHLNAGDLSFTFTNSGDLFQVLHERTMINQLLPNIVDGSLSNLYLRIHSNGSIQAVPLLGIHSSSTVRKAGNRLVWEGTAENIEYQVIFTPTAQGAWFWDVKLTGQNADVDLVYGQDVGIADIGAVRSNEAYLSQYIDHAVFEDQSKGYVVCSRQNQPQGGKFPYLQQGAITKAASFSTDGFQFFGLSYKETNQPESLSREQLSNEIYQYEFAYTALQSERVKLSGEAQFVFYGLFKQDHPEAITSLEFTKDVAAAWEAVKELPLEAEAPIERSFLTKELGAPLAANSLTSEEIDALFPVRYQEEKEGDLLLSFFTENYEHVVLKEKELRVERPHGHILMSGDNARLNDKVITTTSYMYGIFNSQVVIGNTNFNKLMTNARNALNIPKASGQRIYVQWNGEYRLLTMPSLFEVGFNYSRWYYRTDGECFIITNYTTADSPEIFLNVRTESGKAYRYLVTNQITMNVNEYELPYQFKQEEGTVTFSADRSALSAGEYPDLQYKFKVQGADFTLQNEGRLVSHAEQSDAPLAILELSESSEWTLNIQGLLDGKEIQSSSRTAEEEISAYREFYSGVMNGFRLTLGDGSEGELFKVNALAWWYTHNMLVHYSVPHGLEQYGGAAWGTRDVCQGPVEYFMATQKYEQVREILLTLYAHQYEDDGNWPQWFMFDKYTKIQQEESHGDIIVWPLKVLGDYLAVTQDYSILQATVPYTRKHSFDFTEEKATLLDHARKEVAYIKNHFLHDTHLSSYGDGDWDDTLQPANPQLKQYMVSSWTVALTYQTLNQFSEVLHKVDPAGSEELKAMVEGIREDFNTHMLQSEVIPGFLYMEDPEQVKLMVHPSDTETGIQYRLLPMTRSMISELLTPEQAEAHYEVIQDKLFCPDGVRLMNRPAQYVGGVSTHFKRAEQASNFGREIGLQYVHAHIRYVEAMAKLGKTDQVWNGLAAINPIGIRDVVPNAELRQANSYFSSSDGKFNTRYEAQENFDKLRNGDVAVKGGWRIYSSGPGIYMNQLISNALGIRTEGGDLIIDPILPESLDGMRFSFEYAGTKVDFIYHLTGSDNSRITVNGTEVQAEGTLNRYRSGGIRIKREDFDRLCVEAGNVIHIYK; translated from the coding sequence ATGACTACTAATATGAATTCTAACATCCATTTAAACGCTGGAGACTTATCATTCACTTTTACAAACAGTGGGGACTTGTTCCAAGTTCTCCATGAACGGACAATGATCAATCAATTGCTACCTAATATCGTGGATGGCTCCTTATCCAACCTATATTTACGCATTCATAGTAATGGAAGCATTCAAGCTGTTCCTTTGCTGGGCATTCATTCCTCAAGCACTGTACGTAAGGCTGGAAACCGCTTGGTTTGGGAAGGTACAGCGGAAAATATCGAGTATCAGGTTATTTTTACTCCGACAGCTCAAGGCGCTTGGTTCTGGGATGTGAAACTTACAGGGCAAAATGCAGATGTGGATCTCGTGTACGGGCAAGATGTGGGTATTGCCGATATCGGTGCAGTTCGCAGTAATGAAGCCTACCTGTCACAATATATTGATCATGCCGTATTCGAGGATCAGTCGAAGGGATATGTCGTATGCTCCAGACAGAATCAGCCGCAAGGTGGTAAATTCCCATATTTGCAGCAAGGTGCGATCACTAAGGCAGCAAGCTTTTCAACAGATGGTTTTCAATTCTTCGGATTGTCTTATAAAGAGACCAATCAGCCGGAAAGTCTGAGTCGTGAACAATTAAGCAATGAAATCTATCAATATGAATTCGCTTATACTGCGCTGCAATCGGAGCGGGTGAAGCTGAGTGGTGAAGCCCAGTTTGTATTTTATGGATTGTTCAAGCAAGATCATCCAGAAGCGATTACCTCGTTAGAATTCACGAAGGACGTTGCTGCGGCTTGGGAAGCTGTAAAAGAGTTACCATTAGAAGCTGAAGCACCGATCGAGCGTTCTTTCTTGACCAAAGAGCTGGGAGCACCGTTAGCTGCAAATTCTCTGACGAGCGAAGAGATCGATGCCTTGTTCCCGGTTCGTTATCAAGAGGAGAAAGAGGGAGACTTACTACTATCTTTCTTCACAGAAAATTATGAGCATGTTGTATTGAAAGAAAAGGAACTCAGAGTAGAGAGACCACACGGTCATATTCTAATGAGTGGAGATAACGCCCGACTTAACGATAAGGTTATCACTACGACTTCCTATATGTACGGAATATTTAACTCTCAAGTCGTTATTGGCAATACCAATTTCAACAAGCTCATGACCAATGCCAGAAATGCACTAAACATTCCAAAAGCTTCGGGACAAAGAATCTATGTGCAGTGGAATGGCGAATATCGCCTCCTGACCATGCCTTCTCTGTTCGAAGTTGGTTTCAACTATTCCCGTTGGTATTACAGAACAGATGGTGAATGCTTCATTATTACGAACTACACTACTGCAGATTCTCCGGAGATATTCCTGAATGTGCGTACGGAAAGTGGAAAAGCTTATCGCTATTTAGTTACTAATCAAATCACTATGAACGTTAACGAATACGAGCTTCCATATCAATTCAAGCAAGAAGAGGGAACTGTAACCTTCTCTGCTGATAGAAGCGCACTAAGTGCAGGAGAATATCCTGATCTGCAGTATAAATTTAAGGTACAGGGAGCGGATTTCACTCTTCAAAATGAAGGTAGACTTGTCTCTCATGCTGAGCAATCTGATGCACCGCTAGCTATTCTGGAATTGTCGGAGAGCAGTGAGTGGACATTGAACATTCAAGGTCTTCTGGATGGTAAGGAGATTCAATCGAGCAGCCGTACAGCTGAAGAGGAGATTTCCGCATACCGCGAGTTCTATAGTGGGGTTATGAATGGCTTCCGCTTGACGTTAGGTGATGGGTCAGAAGGTGAGTTGTTTAAGGTTAATGCTCTAGCTTGGTGGTATACGCATAATATGCTCGTCCATTATTCTGTCCCTCACGGATTGGAACAATATGGCGGCGCTGCTTGGGGAACCCGTGACGTGTGTCAGGGACCGGTGGAATACTTCATGGCTACGCAAAAATACGAACAGGTTCGTGAAATATTGCTGACTCTGTATGCTCATCAATATGAAGATGATGGTAACTGGCCACAGTGGTTCATGTTTGATAAATATACGAAGATTCAGCAAGAAGAGAGCCACGGAGATATTATTGTATGGCCCCTCAAAGTGCTTGGAGATTATTTGGCGGTAACGCAAGACTACAGTATTTTGCAAGCAACTGTGCCGTATACTCGTAAGCATAGCTTTGATTTTACTGAAGAAAAAGCGACACTGCTGGATCATGCACGGAAGGAAGTTGCTTACATTAAGAATCACTTCCTGCATGACACGCATTTGTCTTCTTACGGTGATGGAGACTGGGATGATACACTACAGCCTGCAAATCCACAGCTGAAGCAGTACATGGTTAGCAGTTGGACAGTGGCGCTTACCTATCAGACATTGAATCAGTTCTCAGAAGTGCTTCATAAAGTTGATCCAGCAGGTTCGGAAGAGCTGAAAGCGATGGTAGAGGGAATTCGTGAGGATTTCAATACACATATGCTCCAATCTGAGGTAATTCCCGGCTTCTTGTATATGGAGGACCCAGAGCAAGTGAAGCTTATGGTACATCCAAGTGATACGGAAACAGGGATCCAATACCGTCTGCTGCCAATGACGCGCAGTATGATCAGTGAGCTGCTGACACCAGAACAGGCCGAAGCGCACTATGAAGTGATCCAGGATAAACTGTTCTGTCCAGATGGCGTTCGTCTAATGAACCGTCCAGCTCAATATGTTGGTGGCGTTAGCACCCATTTCAAACGTGCGGAGCAAGCTTCTAACTTTGGTCGGGAAATTGGACTTCAATATGTACATGCACATATCCGTTATGTAGAAGCTATGGCTAAGCTAGGGAAAACCGATCAGGTTTGGAATGGCCTAGCGGCGATCAATCCGATCGGAATCCGTGACGTGGTGCCAAACGCTGAACTACGTCAAGCTAACTCTTATTTCAGTAGCTCGGATGGTAAATTTAACACCCGTTATGAGGCGCAGGAGAATTTTGATAAGCTGCGTAATGGTGACGTAGCGGTCAAAGGTGGCTGGAGAATCTATTCTAGCGGTCCTGGGATCTATATGAACCAGTTGATCTCGAATGCACTAGGGATCCGTACGGAAGGCGGAGATTTAATTATCGACCCAATTCTGCCGGAGTCGCTGGACGGAATGCGCTTTAGCTTTGAATATGCAGGCACTAAGGTAGACTTTATTTATCACCTTACGGGCTCTGATAACAGTCGGATTACTGTTAACGGTACGGAAGTGCAAGCCGAAGGTACGCTTAATCGCTACCGTAGTGGCGGTATCCGTATCAAACGTGAAGACTTTGATCGTCTCTGCGTAGAAGCTGGAAATGTGATACACATTTATAAGTAA
- the bglX gene encoding beta-glucosidase BglX, protein MKDQQLTSLLNQMTLEEKIAQLQQLAANFYEGAEEGGQITGPMASMGITDHMIENSGSVLGLSGAEQVIAVQEAHLRKNRLGIPLLMMADIVHGFKTIFPVPLAIGCSWDMERAELSAEIAAKEAAVSGVHVTFAPMADLVRDPRWGRVMESTGEDPYLNGRFARAFVRGFQGSDLTGDISRMAACVKHFAAYGLSEGGRDYNTVDLSERQLREYYLPAYRAALDEGAEMVMTSFNTIDGIPISGNVKLLRQLLREEWGFDGVLISDWGAVKELIPHGVAEDEAEAALKAIKASVDIEMMTECYVHQLPTLVAEGQVDESIIDEAVLRILKLKQRLGLFENPLRGADIEKEREVIFCEAHRTAARELAVKSCVLLKNDQVLPLAAEQRIALIGPFANNGDILGPWSWLGSTEEASRLAPALEARAAAGKITVAEGSGIETLTEEQWLEAKAVALEADVIVLALGEHSDMSGEAGSRSDIRLPEAQRELLQRMKTLGKPVVVVLFNGRPLDLSGVIENADAILEAWFPGSEGGAAITSLLYGDENPSGRLTMSFPVSVGQIPVYYNHFNTGRPLHVPGADKRYVSQYLDIPNEPFLPFGFGLSYTTFGYSEPILSGEIMTKDQPIKVTVTVTNTGNVQGEEVVQLYIRDISGEVVRPMKELKDFAKISLSPGESQEVSFTLTEEQLRYYHSDLSFSSDPGQFKLFVGPNSQEVKERDFRLTLA, encoded by the coding sequence ATGAAAGACCAGCAACTGACGTCGCTGCTAAACCAGATGACGCTTGAAGAGAAAATAGCACAATTGCAGCAGCTAGCCGCTAATTTCTATGAAGGAGCGGAAGAAGGAGGGCAAATCACTGGCCCTATGGCATCCATGGGGATTACGGATCACATGATTGAGAACAGTGGTTCAGTACTTGGACTTTCGGGGGCAGAGCAAGTCATTGCCGTCCAGGAAGCTCACTTACGTAAAAATAGATTGGGTATTCCATTGCTGATGATGGCGGATATCGTACATGGCTTTAAGACGATTTTTCCGGTACCACTGGCGATTGGATGCTCTTGGGATATGGAACGAGCAGAGCTGAGCGCGGAGATTGCGGCTAAAGAAGCGGCAGTATCTGGTGTACACGTTACTTTTGCACCTATGGCCGATCTTGTTCGGGACCCACGCTGGGGAAGAGTGATGGAGTCTACCGGCGAGGATCCTTATTTGAATGGTAGGTTTGCCCGTGCATTTGTACGCGGATTTCAGGGAAGTGACTTGACGGGTGATATAAGTCGTATGGCGGCTTGTGTGAAGCACTTTGCAGCCTATGGTCTATCCGAAGGCGGACGGGATTATAATACGGTCGATTTATCAGAACGTCAGCTACGGGAATATTATCTGCCAGCCTATCGTGCAGCACTGGATGAGGGTGCAGAAATGGTTATGACTTCATTCAACACGATTGACGGGATTCCGATAAGCGGAAACGTTAAGCTGCTTCGTCAGCTGCTGCGTGAGGAATGGGGCTTTGATGGCGTGTTGATCTCGGATTGGGGCGCGGTGAAGGAACTGATCCCGCATGGTGTCGCCGAGGATGAGGCTGAAGCAGCACTTAAAGCTATCAAAGCTAGCGTGGATATCGAGATGATGACAGAGTGTTATGTTCACCAATTGCCAACTCTTGTAGCTGAAGGGCAAGTGGATGAAAGCATCATTGATGAAGCCGTACTTCGTATTTTGAAATTGAAGCAAAGACTGGGCTTGTTTGAGAATCCGTTACGTGGGGCAGATATAGAGAAAGAGCGCGAGGTAATTTTCTGTGAGGCTCACCGGACAGCAGCGAGAGAATTAGCGGTTAAATCCTGCGTTCTACTGAAGAATGATCAGGTTCTGCCGCTTGCGGCAGAGCAGCGGATTGCGCTAATCGGACCGTTTGCCAATAACGGAGATATTCTTGGGCCATGGTCTTGGTTGGGTTCAACAGAAGAAGCTAGCCGTCTTGCTCCAGCCCTTGAAGCTCGTGCAGCTGCAGGTAAGATTACCGTTGCAGAAGGCTCCGGGATTGAGACCTTAACAGAAGAGCAATGGCTGGAGGCGAAAGCGGTAGCGCTGGAAGCCGATGTAATTGTGCTGGCGCTTGGAGAACATTCGGATATGAGCGGAGAAGCTGGAAGTCGTTCAGATATCCGCTTGCCGGAAGCGCAGCGTGAGCTTTTGCAACGTATGAAGACGCTGGGTAAGCCTGTTGTAGTGGTGTTGTTTAACGGACGCCCACTGGATCTTAGTGGTGTGATCGAGAACGCGGACGCCATTCTGGAAGCCTGGTTCCCAGGAAGCGAGGGCGGTGCCGCGATTACCAGTCTACTGTATGGAGATGAGAATCCGTCCGGAAGATTGACGATGTCTTTCCCTGTATCTGTAGGACAAATTCCGGTCTATTACAATCATTTTAATACTGGACGTCCTCTTCATGTACCGGGTGCTGACAAGCGTTATGTCTCACAATATCTGGACATTCCTAATGAGCCGTTCCTGCCATTTGGCTTTGGTCTTAGCTATACGACATTTGGCTACAGTGAACCGATCCTTTCCGGTGAAATAATGACGAAGGATCAGCCTATTAAAGTAACTGTTACGGTGACTAATACAGGTAATGTACAAGGTGAAGAGGTAGTGCAGCTCTATATCCGAGACATTTCAGGAGAAGTTGTTAGACCAATGAAGGAACTGAAAGACTTTGCTAAGATCAGCCTCTCCCCGGGAGAAAGCCAGGAAGTGAGCTTTACGCTTACGGAAGAACAGCTTCGTTACTATCATAGCGATTTAAGCTTTAGCAGTGATCCGGGACAATTCAAATTGTTCGTAGGTCCAAATAGCCAAGAGGTTAAAGAACGCGATTTTCGCTTAACATTAGCTTAA
- a CDS encoding alpha/beta hydrolase family protein has protein sequence MALLTVETGSPTLRMTTSISIISPVDSGNTTGGTLYLLHGAGDNASTWYRLTTIEQYANKYGCTVIMPQVGRSYYTDMEYGLDYFHYVTQELPELCGRMLRLDDDPHKTYVAGLSMGGYGALKCALTYPERYSKVVSLSGVTDIQKRLRDPQMSSDMAREMAGAFGKRLQIKPDQDIYALAAKLVGDKRKLPSILTCCGSEDPFVEMNREFASHMQASPYTFQYVETPGTHEWRFWEKHLKTTFDFLYN, from the coding sequence ATGGCACTTCTAACCGTTGAGACTGGTTCTCCTACCTTAAGAATGACAACGTCCATCAGTATCATCTCCCCCGTTGATTCGGGCAACACCACCGGAGGAACGCTCTATCTGTTACATGGTGCTGGCGATAATGCTAGCACATGGTACAGGCTGACCACCATTGAGCAGTATGCTAACAAGTATGGCTGCACAGTCATAATGCCTCAGGTAGGCAGAAGCTATTATACAGATATGGAGTACGGACTGGATTACTTCCATTATGTTACGCAAGAGCTTCCTGAGCTTTGTGGCCGAATGTTGAGACTGGATGATGATCCGCATAAGACGTATGTTGCGGGTCTATCGATGGGCGGATATGGGGCATTAAAATGTGCGCTTACCTATCCCGAGCGTTACAGCAAAGTAGTTTCCTTATCAGGCGTTACAGATATTCAGAAAAGATTGAGAGACCCGCAAATGTCTTCGGATATGGCGAGGGAGATGGCAGGCGCTTTCGGAAAACGCTTACAAATTAAGCCGGATCAAGATATATATGCTTTAGCGGCTAAATTGGTCGGCGATAAACGGAAGTTGCCTTCGATTCTGACCTGCTGTGGTTCGGAAGATCCATTTGTGGAGATGAACAGGGAATTTGCTTCGCATATGCAAGCAAGTCCCTATACATTTCAATATGTTGAGACCCCAGGAACGCATGAATGGAGATTCTGGGAGAAACATCTGAAGACAACTTTTGATTTCTTGTACAACTAA